The following proteins are encoded in a genomic region of Nocardioides renjunii:
- a CDS encoding DUF2785 domain-containing protein, giving the protein MSIGYWDQVQATGFEVPGDRPLDDLTAELTTMLGSTSPEVRDGTAYPALATWIDRGVYDDLLTGLGDGMVAGLAVGQGESGTDTVFRRSFSALVLAECLERDNEQHLLPAAKVMEWGDRIATWFLTEQDTRGFVLGKGWAHAIAHGADTIGALGESPHLAGPEHALLLDILAERLLQQPAEAPLAAGEPDRIAHAALRILRRNTLATDVLEPWVHRIGAAANPFGGPVDHDPFAPTAGPQGLLRALFVQLSLAPDPPTVRPDLLLVVIEALRMTNAPYLRVDNG; this is encoded by the coding sequence ATGTCGATCGGCTACTGGGACCAGGTGCAGGCCACCGGGTTCGAGGTCCCCGGCGACCGCCCCCTCGACGACCTCACCGCCGAGCTCACCACGATGCTCGGCTCGACCAGCCCCGAGGTCCGAGACGGCACCGCCTACCCCGCGCTGGCGACGTGGATCGACCGCGGCGTCTACGACGACCTGCTCACCGGCCTCGGTGACGGCATGGTCGCCGGGCTCGCCGTGGGGCAGGGCGAGTCGGGCACCGACACGGTGTTCCGCCGCAGCTTCAGCGCGCTGGTCCTGGCCGAGTGCCTCGAGCGCGACAACGAGCAGCACCTGCTGCCCGCCGCCAAGGTGATGGAGTGGGGCGACCGCATCGCCACCTGGTTCCTCACCGAGCAGGACACCCGCGGCTTCGTGCTGGGCAAGGGCTGGGCGCACGCGATCGCCCACGGCGCCGACACGATCGGCGCGCTCGGCGAGTCGCCGCACCTGGCCGGTCCCGAGCACGCGCTCCTGCTCGACATCCTCGCCGAGCGGCTCCTCCAGCAGCCGGCCGAGGCCCCGCTCGCCGCCGGCGAGCCCGACCGGATCGCCCACGCAGCGCTGCGCATCCTCCGTCGCAACACCCTCGCCACCGACGTCCTCGAGCCGTGGGTGCACCGCATCGGCGCGGCGGCCAACCCGTTCGGCGGCCCGGTCGACCACGACCCGTTCGCCCCGACCGCCGGTCCGCAGGGGCTCCTCCGGGCGCTGTTCGTGCAGCTGTCGCTGGCCCCGGACCCGCCCACCGTGCGCCCCGACCTGCTGCTGGTCGTGATCGAGGCGCTCCGGATGACCAACGCCCCCTACCTGCGAGTAGACAACGGCTAA
- a CDS encoding acetolactate synthase, with amino-acid sequence MSETNEISGHSGELAVHVARAHGVETMFTLSGAHVFPMYDGAVKTQQEGQGPPMRLLDVRHEQTAAFAAEATGKLTRVPGLAVLTAGPGVTNGISAIAQAQFAGSPMVVVGGRAPQNRWGTGSLQELDQPPIIAPVAKAARTLMTAGEVAAGMDDAFTLARSSHRGPVFVDVPMDEFFNSASGSAATGEGTRVEPDADAINAVARLLAQAQRPVLILGTDVWADHAESAALRFVEDLGIPTLTNGMGRGVIPGGHRSLVTKARGAALSGADLVVVVGTPLDFRLGYGLFGGPDKNPQGEFARVVHVADSPGQVSGHAELAASVSGDLTTVLDGLQAAIERGDKPDWSAWSDQLADQVRAAAERDAQLLTAEADPIHPARIYGELVPRLEDDSVVIGDGGDFVSFAGKYVEPKRPGGWLDPGPYGCLGAGLGAAIAARIARPSAQVTLLLGDGAAGFSLMDVDTLVRHDLPVVMVMGNNSAWGLEKGPMQMLYGYDVAADLGQRTPYDDVVKALGGAGETVSDPKEIGPALDRAYAAGVPYLVNVITDVEAAYPRSTFGI; translated from the coding sequence ATGAGCGAGACCAACGAGATCTCCGGCCACAGCGGCGAGCTGGCCGTCCACGTCGCGCGGGCCCACGGCGTCGAGACGATGTTCACCCTCTCCGGCGCCCACGTGTTCCCCATGTACGACGGCGCCGTGAAGACGCAGCAGGAGGGGCAGGGCCCGCCGATGCGCCTGCTCGACGTGCGCCACGAGCAGACCGCTGCGTTCGCCGCCGAGGCCACCGGCAAGCTCACCCGCGTCCCCGGCCTCGCCGTGCTCACCGCCGGGCCGGGCGTCACCAACGGCATCAGCGCGATCGCCCAGGCGCAGTTCGCCGGGTCCCCGATGGTCGTCGTCGGCGGCCGCGCGCCGCAGAACCGCTGGGGCACCGGCTCGCTGCAGGAGCTCGACCAGCCGCCGATCATCGCGCCCGTCGCCAAGGCGGCGAGGACGCTCATGACGGCCGGCGAGGTCGCCGCCGGCATGGACGACGCGTTCACGCTCGCCCGCTCCAGCCACCGCGGGCCGGTCTTCGTCGACGTACCGATGGACGAGTTCTTCAACTCGGCCTCCGGCTCGGCCGCGACGGGCGAGGGCACCCGCGTCGAGCCCGACGCCGACGCGATCAACGCCGTCGCCCGGCTGCTCGCGCAGGCGCAGCGGCCGGTGCTGATCCTGGGCACAGACGTGTGGGCCGACCACGCCGAGAGCGCGGCGCTGCGCTTCGTGGAGGACCTCGGCATCCCGACGCTCACCAACGGCATGGGTCGCGGCGTCATCCCCGGCGGCCACCGCAGCCTGGTCACCAAGGCGCGCGGTGCCGCGCTGTCCGGCGCCGACCTGGTGGTCGTGGTCGGGACGCCGCTCGACTTCCGGCTCGGCTACGGCCTCTTCGGCGGCCCCGACAAGAACCCGCAGGGCGAGTTCGCCCGCGTCGTGCACGTCGCCGACTCCCCCGGCCAGGTCTCCGGCCACGCCGAGCTCGCCGCGTCCGTCTCCGGCGACCTCACCACGGTCCTCGACGGCCTCCAGGCCGCCATCGAGCGCGGCGACAAGCCCGACTGGTCGGCGTGGTCCGACCAGCTCGCCGACCAGGTCCGCGCCGCCGCCGAGCGCGACGCGCAGCTGCTCACCGCCGAGGCCGACCCGATCCACCCCGCCCGCATCTACGGCGAGCTGGTGCCCCGCCTCGAGGACGACTCGGTCGTCATCGGCGACGGCGGCGACTTCGTGTCGTTCGCCGGCAAGTACGTCGAGCCCAAGCGGCCCGGCGGCTGGCTCGACCCCGGTCCCTACGGGTGCCTCGGCGCGGGACTCGGTGCCGCGATCGCCGCTCGCATCGCCCGGCCGAGCGCGCAGGTCACCCTCCTGCTGGGCGACGGTGCCGCCGGCTTCTCGCTGATGGACGTCGACACGCTGGTCCGCCACGACCTGCCGGTCGTCATGGTCATGGGCAACAACTCCGCCTGGGGCCTGGAGAAGGGCCCGATGCAGATGCTCTACGGCTACGACGTCGCGGCCGACCTCGGGCAGCGCACGCCGTACGACGACGTGGTGAAGGCGCTGGGGGGTGCCGGCGAGACGGTCTCGGACCCGAAGGAGATCGGGCCGGCCCTCGACCGCGCCTATGCCGCCGGCGTCCCCTACCTGGTCAACGTGATCACCGACGTCGAGGCGGCCTATCCCCGCTCCACCTTCGGCATCTGA